The proteins below come from a single Malus domestica chromosome 03, GDT2T_hap1 genomic window:
- the LOC108171526 gene encoding probable long-chain-alcohol O-fatty-acyltransferase 5 encodes MGSMEEEIKNLIKVCLSIFASLCYTYFIASKIPKGKLRLLSLLPIFYLFTTLPLSLSAALPAGVFAMFITWVGSFKLLLFSFGHGPLSSDPPLNSLLLFIFTACLPIKTSQQLLPNLERTPKLPLNLPTKILLFGILVALTDYKKYLHPRILLGQYCCMLYLFVDVLVGVANAMMQAVLGIELESPSNEPYLSTSLQDFWGRRWNLMITNTLRQTVHKPVRSAAETFLGTAWAPLLAVLATFLVSGLMHELIYFFMTRATPTWEVTWFFVLHGVCLVVEFGVKKALGGRWPLHWVVSTPLTIVFVVATATWLFFPPLVRNGVDTRAIEECKELVEFVKQKLKWDQFSWPTISLGH; translated from the coding sequence ATGGGATCAATGGAGGAAGAAATCAAGAATTTAATCAAGGTATGCCTTTCCATCTTTGCCTCTCTTTGCTACACCTATTTCATAGCTTCTAAAATCCCCAAGGGCAAACTCAggctcctctctctcctccctatTTTCTACCTCTTCAccaccctccctctctctctctccgcggCCCTCCCCGCCGGAGTGTTTGCCATGTTCATTACCTGGGTTGGTAGCTTCAAGCTCCTCCTCTTCTCCTTTGGTCATGGCCCACTTTCATCTGACCCACCCCTAAACTCCCTCCTCCTCTTCATCTTCACTGCTTGCCTCCCAATCAAAACATCTCAACAGTTACTACCAAATTTGGAAAGAACCCCTAAGTTGCCTCTGAATTTGCCAACCAAAATCTTGCTGTTCGGCATATTGGTTGCCCTAACTGACTACAAAAAATATTTGCACCCCAGAATTTTATTAGGTCAGTATTGTTGCATGTTGTATCTTTTTGTGGACGTGTTAGTAGGCGTAGCCAACGCAATGATGCAAGCGGTTCTCGGAATCGAGCTCGAATCGCCATCCAACGAGCCTTACCTTTCAACTTCGCTACAAGATTTTTGGGGTAGGAGGTGGAACCTTATGATAACAAATACGTTGCGCCAGACTGTGCACAAACCCGTGCGGTCAGCGGCCGAGACCTTCTTGGGGACTGCATGGGCCCCACTGCTGGCCGTGTTAGCCACGTTTTTGGTATCGGGTTTGATGCACGAGCTCATATACTTCTTCATGACGCGTGCGACTCCCACCTGGGAGGTTACGtggttctttgttcttcatgggGTGTGTTTGGTCGTCGAGTTTGGCGTGAAGAAGGCGTTGGGTGGAAGGTGGCCGCTGCATTGGGTTGTGTCAACACCGTTGACCATCGTTTTCGTGGTGGCCACCGCGACTTGGTTGTTCTTTCCACCGTTGGTCAGGAACGGCGTGGATACAAGAGCTATTGAGGAGTGCAAGGAATTGGTAGAATTTGTAAAGCAAAAGTTGAAATGGGACCAATTTTCATGGCCGACCATTTCTTTAGGACATTAA